In Mercurialis annua linkage group LG6, ddMerAnnu1.2, whole genome shotgun sequence, the following are encoded in one genomic region:
- the LOC126687095 gene encoding snakin-2-like, with translation MGKMVIEIPKKSPIKCHTTLPASHYTCTIKTQASFSELRLLLFQMALRSLLFLSFFLFFVILQVSSDSETQGQSTNQLVKGTNRRLLPFMDCGGLCNERCSLHSRPNVCKRACRTCCYRCQCVPPGTAGKRELCGKCYTDMKTHGNKTKCP, from the exons GTAAAATGGTAATAGAGATACCAAAAAAGTCCCCTATAAAGTGCCATACAACACTGCCTGCTTCTCACTACACTTGTACTATCAAAACACAAGCATCATTTTCAGAGTTAAGATTGCTTTTGTTTCAAATGGCATTACGCTCCCTTCTTTTTCTCTCATTTTTTCTCTTCTTCGTCATCCTCCAG GTTTCATCCGACTCGGAGACCCAAGGCCAAAGCACTAATCAGCTGGTGAAAGGAACCAATAGAAGGCTCTTGCCATTCATGG ATTGTGGAGGGTTGTGCAATGAGAGGTGCAGTTTACACTCGAGGCCAAATGTGTGCAAGAGGGCATGCCGGACTTGCTGCTACAGATGCCAGTGTGTTCCTCCGGGCACCGCCGGAAAGAGAGAACTGTGCGGGAAGTGCTATACGGACATGAAAACTCACGGCAACAAAACCAAGTGCCCTTAG